One Natronococcus sp. CG52 DNA window includes the following coding sequences:
- a CDS encoding rubrerythrin-like domain-containing protein — translation MVNIPTNLCECVVCSHRVRAEHTLTCPRCAGPMQNLSNPRE, via the coding sequence ATGGTCAATATTCCCACGAACCTGTGCGAATGTGTAGTGTGTAGCCATCGGGTTAGAGCTGAGCATACGCTGACTTGTCCACGATGCGCGGGTCCAATGCAGAACCTCAGTAATCCTCGAGAGTGA
- a CDS encoding VWA domain-containing protein, translated as MESSSGAIDQRTGDDQLATSILERDEVDTLTEGDPVLQKTWARFILTNSSELDAETDEEALAHLNDSIEYTDGSAHISDPASFNHSAAAVDSLALSGEPEADEQRVLAAHLIVSADNETAAERIAEATWALNHTQEDLHTGVEQSATAHIQNAERAYERAQERSEAADGDDFDEQASAIQQYRIAWVQATKALDAIDAATSPEVTITTRGDPPRNGTESIKGEIRGTIFDVRPETLSEATVTIGDTETKTVPIETSDSRTNATFATNVTLDEQITSVEVEVVDPISEDEDDRNRKSKQKAGGDADQNGNDRGVDGAPSGKTDGPQVGTDTVLFDGDGLPDTYETEIVGTDPQHPDSDSPKVNEDVGDNGVIDGLEDFDDDNVTNYHEGRFDTDPFEPDTDGDGLPDHFEVQYPELDQTSADTRDDGVDDAEWDADDDGLTNYEEYEAGTNSLIADEDRDELNDSRELEIGTDPHDPDTDNDGLIDGVEVRLGTDPLTADSDGNGINDGEDTHTTSTSNESLGVDIDITGIGDLASGVTIESNDEDRFETNGIESASASPVIELGSEREFDQANITVEYDDTVLDDGDADELAVFRFNETTQTFEALPSTVDTQNGTITGETTQFSTFVVFHIPTWVAQFDATETGDGDTDDNVSETQPLDTMFVVDTSGSMGSNDPYGYRKDAAKRFVSALIDGDRAGVVDFDSYASVTQDLSGDFDAVNSSIDRLGASGGTNIGAGLQEANDHFDAESNDSRAKVSILLTDGVGSGGISEAEAAAERNITIYTIGFGSADESKLKRIADETDGEYHFVDGADDLPEVFSRVAENATDGLDTDGDGLPDSVEKTGVRTGWAEYVDTDPYAADTDGDGLDDGEEIERRVTVDIDRNGQQYNYTYYELRSDPSKVDSDGDGVDDYTETHESTTVVQTTDSDATNAVLETSGENPDAIDDHYKTYEVYSDPLAADTDGDGLDDGRERELATDPTARDTDGDGIDDEDELENAGDPTLYDAQPPEIDIQQSGYQIPERSLDTTYWVNVHIHDPAGVDRAVLIKDGNEERTETYGGKVDVYDTLKFTEEFTESETDIDTSSVKSTFISFGSKSAETVGSVAESVGDTTAGTTIYLESSDTNANSHQIVGVQRANFYSEAAGGLYTGTLIDQAVASEFGTISGFSSSLGVAFQDVSQLIEDPAAVVEGIRALIALVAEERLGAGKTLVTAIAQNVEQTQVRNNPYGSLDGKEHPELYDTFEVNWYEGYATGFLAKTVLGGSGANSAKSAIKGTSSAQKVGSQLVDTKAARALSRASDTKDAAKARATARVLLATDGDATEAMLSQADTAGGAYRLWRHQRAMDADVDALSEVRQERLGRTLVRGDANTNRAIRDLDQEQLDEILSLEIDSRSRGFLAKGVSSLGANDGQKLLNSVSKFDSDTTVRRAGGHETATYGRIEGADGDIAVTGRFYDDGTQSVKNTLSSNEQAVEKVFKNNRGGDLYEEYGVDAIDHLDQVSQADAVKIRGGLGEEVLQTRILNQKYGSGSFDYDADSDVGSLTEGYIPEEDVPYDFGSSQTGVDSLAIDSDGNLVVIETKVRGKNTNVVRSDLENTNNGQQLSEDWIEQKMDDLGQNADTAEKRAFLQALEDQGVITTMRNGDRVDVRVNQDKIKTEFVAYQDASVSDNLANADSLRNPSDSTLPTVDSVEVVKIGDTFTVS; from the coding sequence ATGGAATCTTCGTCTGGGGCTATAGACCAGAGAACCGGTGATGATCAGCTAGCTACGTCGATCTTAGAACGCGATGAGGTCGATACGTTAACTGAAGGAGATCCCGTGCTTCAGAAGACATGGGCGCGATTCATTCTCACGAATAGTTCAGAATTAGATGCTGAAACTGACGAAGAGGCACTGGCTCACCTCAACGATTCGATCGAATATACAGACGGCTCAGCGCACATTTCGGACCCAGCATCGTTTAATCACTCTGCGGCAGCCGTCGACTCGTTAGCCCTGTCTGGCGAGCCAGAAGCTGACGAACAGCGGGTTCTGGCAGCGCATCTCATTGTCTCTGCAGACAACGAAACTGCAGCAGAACGGATTGCAGAGGCTACGTGGGCACTCAACCACACCCAAGAAGACCTTCATACAGGCGTTGAGCAGAGTGCTACGGCACACATCCAGAACGCAGAACGCGCATATGAGCGCGCACAGGAACGAAGCGAAGCTGCTGACGGAGATGACTTCGACGAACAGGCGAGCGCAATTCAACAGTATCGAATTGCCTGGGTACAGGCAACGAAGGCCCTCGACGCGATTGACGCCGCAACATCGCCTGAGGTAACGATCACGACTCGCGGTGATCCACCGCGAAATGGGACCGAATCGATCAAAGGAGAAATCCGAGGGACCATTTTCGATGTCCGTCCGGAAACACTGTCAGAGGCGACGGTAACGATCGGTGATACCGAGACAAAAACCGTCCCGATCGAAACCAGCGATAGCCGCACCAACGCGACATTCGCGACGAATGTGACGCTTGACGAGCAGATTACATCCGTCGAAGTCGAAGTCGTGGATCCTATCTCAGAGGACGAAGATGATCGGAACAGGAAGTCGAAGCAGAAAGCGGGCGGGGACGCAGATCAAAATGGAAATGATCGCGGAGTTGACGGCGCACCATCTGGAAAGACTGATGGTCCTCAGGTCGGCACTGACACCGTCCTCTTTGATGGCGACGGGCTTCCAGACACGTACGAAACCGAAATAGTCGGGACCGATCCGCAACACCCAGACAGCGATTCACCGAAAGTCAACGAAGATGTCGGTGACAACGGCGTCATCGACGGCCTCGAGGACTTCGACGACGATAACGTCACTAATTACCACGAGGGCCGATTCGACACGGATCCGTTCGAGCCCGACACTGACGGTGACGGCCTTCCAGACCACTTCGAAGTCCAGTATCCAGAGCTGGATCAGACGAGTGCCGACACCAGAGATGACGGTGTCGATGATGCCGAATGGGATGCTGACGATGACGGATTGACGAACTACGAGGAATATGAAGCGGGAACTAATTCACTCATAGCCGACGAGGATCGAGACGAACTGAACGACAGTCGCGAACTCGAGATCGGAACCGACCCACACGATCCCGACACTGACAATGACGGTCTGATCGATGGCGTCGAGGTTCGACTCGGAACGGACCCACTCACGGCTGATTCTGACGGAAACGGCATCAATGACGGCGAGGACACCCACACGACGAGTACGAGCAACGAGTCTCTCGGCGTTGATATCGACATAACAGGCATCGGCGACCTTGCAAGCGGGGTGACGATCGAGTCAAACGACGAGGATCGATTCGAAACGAACGGTATCGAGAGTGCCAGCGCCTCACCAGTTATCGAGCTTGGATCGGAACGCGAGTTCGACCAGGCGAACATCACCGTCGAATACGACGACACGGTTCTCGATGACGGCGATGCGGATGAACTAGCGGTATTCCGGTTCAACGAGACAACACAGACGTTCGAGGCACTGCCCTCGACGGTCGACACACAGAACGGAACGATTACCGGAGAGACCACGCAGTTCTCTACCTTCGTCGTCTTCCACATCCCGACCTGGGTAGCCCAGTTCGATGCAACCGAGACTGGAGACGGTGATACCGATGACAACGTCTCGGAGACGCAGCCTCTCGACACGATGTTCGTTGTCGACACGTCGGGATCGATGGGGTCGAACGATCCATACGGGTACCGGAAAGACGCCGCGAAGCGGTTCGTCAGTGCACTCATCGATGGCGATCGAGCCGGCGTCGTCGATTTCGATAGCTACGCCAGCGTTACACAGGATCTGTCCGGGGACTTCGACGCCGTCAACAGCAGTATTGACCGCCTCGGTGCGAGCGGTGGAACGAATATCGGCGCGGGCCTCCAGGAAGCGAATGACCACTTCGATGCGGAGAGCAACGACTCACGTGCAAAGGTCTCGATCCTGCTCACTGACGGTGTCGGAAGCGGCGGCATCAGCGAGGCAGAGGCGGCTGCCGAGCGGAACATCACAATCTACACGATCGGGTTTGGCTCGGCAGATGAATCGAAGCTGAAACGGATTGCAGATGAGACTGACGGCGAATATCACTTCGTCGACGGTGCGGACGATCTCCCCGAGGTATTCTCCCGAGTCGCTGAAAACGCAACTGATGGACTCGACACCGACGGCGACGGGTTACCAGATAGCGTTGAAAAGACGGGGGTCCGAACCGGATGGGCGGAGTACGTCGACACTGATCCGTATGCTGCCGACACCGACGGTGATGGCCTTGATGATGGTGAAGAAATCGAGCGCAGAGTCACCGTCGATATCGACCGCAATGGGCAGCAATACAACTACACCTACTACGAGCTTCGAAGTGACCCATCGAAGGTCGATTCTGACGGTGATGGCGTCGACGACTACACTGAGACACACGAATCGACGACCGTCGTTCAAACGACTGACTCTGACGCGACAAACGCGGTCCTCGAAACCAGTGGTGAGAACCCAGATGCGATCGATGACCACTACAAGACGTACGAAGTCTACTCTGATCCATTAGCGGCCGATACCGACGGAGACGGTCTCGACGATGGTCGTGAGCGCGAGCTCGCAACAGATCCGACAGCTCGTGATACCGACGGTGACGGCATCGACGACGAGGACGAACTCGAGAATGCTGGCGATCCAACGCTGTATGACGCTCAGCCACCGGAAATAGACATCCAGCAGTCAGGCTATCAGATTCCTGAGCGCAGTCTTGATACCACGTACTGGGTCAACGTCCACATCCATGACCCGGCAGGCGTCGACCGCGCAGTCCTAATAAAGGATGGAAACGAGGAGCGAACGGAAACCTACGGCGGGAAGGTAGACGTCTACGACACGCTCAAGTTCACCGAAGAATTCACCGAATCGGAAACCGACATTGACACCAGCAGTGTCAAATCGACGTTCATCTCGTTTGGATCGAAGAGCGCCGAAACCGTTGGCAGCGTTGCTGAGTCCGTCGGTGACACGACAGCCGGAACGACGATCTACCTCGAGAGTAGCGACACAAATGCCAATTCGCATCAGATTGTTGGGGTTCAGCGGGCGAACTTCTACAGCGAGGCTGCTGGCGGTCTGTACACCGGGACGCTCATCGATCAGGCGGTTGCCAGCGAATTCGGTACGATTTCAGGCTTTTCCTCAAGTCTCGGTGTCGCCTTCCAGGACGTCTCACAGCTCATCGAGGATCCTGCTGCCGTCGTCGAGGGGATACGAGCGCTGATCGCACTGGTCGCAGAGGAGCGACTCGGGGCAGGTAAAACGTTGGTCACCGCGATCGCCCAGAACGTCGAGCAGACGCAGGTACGCAATAATCCGTACGGCTCGCTCGACGGGAAAGAGCATCCCGAGTTGTACGACACGTTCGAAGTCAACTGGTATGAAGGGTACGCTACAGGCTTCCTCGCGAAGACTGTACTTGGCGGATCCGGTGCGAACAGCGCCAAGAGCGCGATCAAGGGAACCAGCAGCGCCCAGAAGGTTGGCTCCCAACTCGTCGACACGAAGGCTGCTCGAGCGCTCTCGCGAGCAAGTGATACAAAAGACGCCGCGAAAGCACGAGCGACTGCACGCGTGCTGCTAGCGACTGATGGAGACGCCACAGAGGCAATGCTGAGCCAAGCTGACACTGCTGGTGGCGCCTACAGGCTTTGGCGTCACCAGCGGGCAATGGATGCTGATGTTGACGCGTTGTCGGAAGTACGGCAGGAACGACTTGGACGCACGCTGGTTCGAGGAGATGCCAACACGAACCGTGCCATTCGCGATCTGGATCAGGAACAACTCGATGAGATACTTTCTCTAGAAATTGACTCGAGAAGCAGAGGGTTCCTTGCAAAGGGAGTTAGCAGTTTAGGTGCAAATGATGGCCAGAAACTGCTGAACAGTGTCTCGAAGTTCGACTCGGATACCACCGTGCGACGAGCTGGCGGACATGAAACAGCCACCTATGGCCGAATCGAGGGTGCAGATGGAGATATTGCCGTTACCGGACGGTTCTACGACGATGGTACACAGTCGGTGAAAAATACGCTCTCGTCGAACGAACAAGCAGTTGAAAAAGTGTTCAAAAACAATAGAGGCGGTGATCTATACGAAGAATACGGTGTTGATGCGATTGATCATCTGGATCAGGTAAGTCAAGCTGACGCCGTGAAGATCCGTGGCGGACTCGGTGAAGAAGTTCTGCAGACACGGATACTGAACCAAAAATACGGATCAGGATCGTTCGACTACGATGCTGACAGTGATGTCGGTTCCCTCACAGAAGGATATATTCCCGAAGAGGATGTCCCATACGACTTCGGTAGTAGTCAGACCGGCGTGGACAGTTTAGCGATCGACAGCGATGGAAACTTGGTTGTTATTGAAACGAAGGTGAGAGGAAAGAATACGAATGTCGTTCGCAGCGATCTCGAGAACACGAATAACGGCCAGCAGTTGAGTGAAGATTGGATCGAACAGAAGATGGATGACCTCGGTCAGAACGCTGATACCGCGGAAAAGAGAGCATTTCTCCAAGCACTCGAAGATCAAGGCGTCATCACAACCATGCGTAACGGCGACAGAGTCGACGTACGGGTGAACCAAGATAAAATCAAAACAGAGTTCGTAGCGTATCAGGACGCGTCCGTTTCGGATAATCTGGCAAACGCCGATTCCCTCCGGAACCCAAGCGACAGCACATTACCTACGGTCGACAGCGTAGAGGTTGTAAAAATTGGGGATACATTTACAGTTTCCTGA
- a CDS encoding PadR family transcriptional regulator, translating into MDDLTGFQRDLLYVIAGADEPSGQDIKEEIEGYYESEINHGRLYPNLDTLVNKELVEKGELDRRTNYYAINDAGEDVIQERREWENQYVNV; encoded by the coding sequence ATGGACGACCTCACCGGCTTCCAACGAGACCTCCTGTACGTGATCGCAGGTGCCGACGAGCCGTCCGGCCAAGACATCAAGGAGGAAATCGAGGGGTATTACGAGAGCGAGATTAATCACGGCCGGCTGTACCCTAACCTCGACACGCTTGTCAACAAGGAGCTAGTCGAGAAGGGTGAACTCGATAGACGAACGAATTACTACGCCATCAACGACGCGGGAGAGGACGTAATTCAGGAACGACGGGAGTGGGAGAACCAGTACGTCAACGTGTAA